Proteins encoded in a region of the Candidatus Cloacimonadaceae bacterium genome:
- a CDS encoding 4Fe-4S dicluster domain-containing protein: protein MSKKILIDLAKFRETAVNGVYNYGECTYDFHPNNIGMKDIVEDAMLRLTCRRCEEAPCINVCPAEALEKDEEKILKRATNLCIGCQSCVAACPFGTLSNRIITNLKSICDLCDFGEDSQPLKCMETAPKGAVEFTEEEPSEAKHIHRLNDRILVKEFVWEDLKKND, encoded by the coding sequence ATGAGTAAAAAGATTCTGATTGATTTAGCCAAGTTTCGGGAAACAGCAGTAAATGGTGTGTATAATTACGGTGAATGTACTTATGACTTTCATCCTAATAATATCGGCATGAAAGATATCGTTGAAGATGCAATGCTGAGATTGACCTGTCGGCGCTGTGAAGAAGCACCCTGCATCAATGTCTGTCCTGCGGAGGCTCTGGAGAAAGACGAAGAGAAGATACTCAAGCGAGCAACAAATCTCTGCATCGGTTGCCAGTCTTGCGTGGCAGCTTGTCCTTTTGGGACTCTTTCCAACCGAATAATCACCAATTTGAAATCAATATGTGATTTATGCGACTTTGGGGAGGATTCCCAACCGCTAAAATGTATGGAAACAGCCCCCAAGGGAGCGGTTGAATTCACCGAGGAAGAACCCAGCGAAGCAAAGCACATACATAGATTAAATGATAGAATACTGGTGAAAGAGTTCGTGTGGGAAGACCTGAAAAAAAATGACTAA